In Caldisericota bacterium, the genomic stretch CATATACCACAAATCATTGAGATAGTAGGGGTACTTAAAGAAAAGGGATATGCATATGAAATATCCGACGGTATCTATTACGAAGTTTCTAAATTTAAAGAATACGGCAAACTTTCTCGTAGAGATATTACTGAGCTACGCGAAGGAGCTCGTGTTGAGGTAAACCCTGAAAAGAGAGATCCACTTGATTTTGCCTTATGGAAAAAAGCTAAGGAAGGAGAACCTTCCTGGGATAGTCCCTGGGGTAAAGGGCGCCCCGGTTGGCATATTGAGTGTTCTGCAATGAGTCTTTATTATTTGGGGAGTTCTTTTGATATCCATGGCGGAGGAGATGACCTTATTTTTCCGCACCATGAAAATGAGATTGCTCAATCCGAGGCATATACGGGGAAAGTGCCGTTTGTGAGATACTGGCTTCATAATGGAATGGTCATAGTAAATAGAGAGAAGATGAGCAAATCCTTAAATAATTTTTTCACGATGAATGAGCTATTCAAGCGGTATGATGGGGAGATTGTAAGGTTATACCTTGTATCTATTTCGTACCATAAACCTCTGAGTTTCGATTTGGAAAGCCTTGAACAGTCAAGCAAAACATATGAATATTTTAACCAGAGCTATATAAGATTTAAACAGTTATCCGGCCAAGAGAATGGGTTATCTTCAATTGAGTTAACAAAGAAATGGCGAGAAAGGTTTGAAGATGCAATGGATAACGATTTTAATACTGCTTTAGTTGTTGCCCTTTTGTTTGATATATTCAAATTTGTTAATGTCAAAAGGGGCCAGTTAAATAGAGAATCGCTAAAAGAAGC encodes the following:
- the cysS gene encoding cysteine--tRNA ligase, with product MLKVYNTLTRKQEEFKTREKGKVYIYACGVTPYDFPHIGHGRSAVIYDVMHRYLEYKGYEVIHISNFTDIDDKIINRSNELHINYKELADKYISVYLDNLDMLNVKQLYRYPRATEHIPQIIEIVGVLKEKGYAYEISDGIYYEVSKFKEYGKLSRRDITELREGARVEVNPEKRDPLDFALWKKAKEGEPSWDSPWGKGRPGWHIECSAMSLYYLGSSFDIHGGGDDLIFPHHENEIAQSEAYTGKVPFVRYWLHNGMVIVNREKMSKSLNNFFTMNELFKRYDGEIVRLYLVSISYHKPLSFDLESLEQSSKTYEYFNQSYIRFKQLSGQENGLSSIELTKKWRERFEDAMDNDFNTALVVALLFDIFKFVNVKRGQLNRESLKEADKLLQDIFLVLGIKKLGKIEEKVNVSFKDELMTLAEELKKEKELAEAISSISMEEEVSDIIKKLIDIRWDLKNEKKFKLADLIRNRLKDTGVVLEDTSTGTTYKLIYTRGEENEK